From Bacteroidota bacterium:
CCTGTAAATTGCTCTGCTACGTGGAATGGCTGAGATAAGAAACGCTGAACACGACGTGCGCGGTGAACAACTAACTTATCTTCCTCAGATAATTCGTCCATACCCAGAATGGCAATAATATCCTGAAGTTCTTTATATCTCTGTAGAATCTCTTTTACTTTCTGCGCTGTGTTGTAGTGCTCGTTACCAAGAACTTCAGCATTCAAAATTCTCGAAGTAGAATCCAATGGATCCACAGCCGGGTAAATACCTAATTCAGCAATTTTACGAGACAATACTGTTGTTGCATCCAGGTGGGCAAAAGTTGTTGCCGGAGCCGGATCGGTAAGGTCATCGGCAGGTACATATACCGCTTGAACCGATGTAATAGATCCGTTTTTAGTAGAAGTAATACGCTCCTGCATCGCACCCATCTCAGTGGCAAGTGTAGGCTGGTATCCTACGGCCGATGGCATACGTCCAAGAAGGGCAGATACCTCTGAACCTGCTTGTGTGAAACGGAAAATGTTATCGATAAAGAAAAGGATATCTTTCCCTTGTCCGTCACCTTCACCATCACGGAAATATTCGGCTAAAGTAAGACCCGATAAAGCCACACGAGCACGTGCCCCCGGAGGCTCGTTCATCTGACCAAATACGAAAGTTACTTTTGAATTTTTTAGTTCGTTTTTATCAACTTTAGAAAGATCCCATCCGCCTTCTTCCATTGATTTGTCGAATTCCTCTCCGTACTTGATAATTCCTGATTCAATCATTTCACGAAGCAAGTCATTCCCTTCACGAGTACGCTCACCAACACCTGCAAATACCGATAGACCACCGTGTCCTTTTGCAATGTTGTTTATTAATTCCTGAATCAATACGGTTTTACC
This genomic window contains:
- the atpD gene encoding F0F1 ATP synthase subunit beta — its product is MSRFIGKVSQIIGPVVDVKFDTETAELPKILDSLEIRRADGSVIVLEAQQHIGEDTVRCITMSATDGLNRGHDVIATGSPIKMPIGEDIRGRLFNVTGDAIDGLGNLPKENGLPIHRPAPKFEELSTSSEVLFTGIKVIDLIEPYAKGGKIGLFGGAGVGKTVLIQELINNIAKGHGGLSVFAGVGERTREGNDLLREMIESGIIKYGEEFDKSMEEGGWDLSKVDKNELKNSKVTFVFGQMNEPPGARARVALSGLTLAEYFRDGEGDGQGKDILFFIDNIFRFTQAGSEVSALLGRMPSAVGYQPTLATEMGAMQERITSTKNGSITSVQAVYVPADDLTDPAPATTFAHLDATTVLSRKIAELGIYPAVDPLDSTSRILNAEVLGNEHYNTAQKVKEILQRYKELQDIIAILGMDELSEEDKLVVHRARRVQRFLSQPFHVAEQFTGLKGVFVDIKDTIKGFNMIMNGEVDQYPETAFNLVGGIDEAIEKGKKMLEEAAS